One Rosa chinensis cultivar Old Blush chromosome 3, RchiOBHm-V2, whole genome shotgun sequence DNA window includes the following coding sequences:
- the LOC112194870 gene encoding transcription elongation factor SPT6 homolog, with protein MGKAVISDDEDEVELDEDDREPLDGDTVDQGGGGDEDEDEEDEGPDEYEKDDFIVDDVDEEDEEERADSDEERQKKKKRKKKEEYVLDEDDYELLEDNNVIAPRRKGKFKRLKKAQRHAQGDLGGLSDEEEFLGTGKGGRTAEEKLKFSLFGGDDEGPPLEDIAEEEEPAEAEDDGEDEMADFIVDEEFDEAGVPVRQKKLKKKKSRQAPGVSSSALQEAHDIFGDVDELLQLRKQGLDSSEWKERRLEDEFEPIVLSEKYMTEKDDQIREIDVPERIQVYEESTGFPPLDEKSIDDESTWIFNQLASGTVPFFGKTGLGNSISRDDIIGFLNLHHVQKLDVPFIAMYRKEECLSVLKDPEHMDMDDQNEKASTLKWHKVLWSIQDLHRKWLLLQKRKSALQSYYEKRFDEESRRIYDETRLTLNQQLFESIMKSLKAAESEREVDDVDTKFNLHFPAGEIGVDEGQYKRPKRKSLYSICSKAGLWEVASKFGYTSEQFGLQLSLEKMRMDELEDAKETPEELASNFTCAMFETPQEVLKGARHMAAVEISCEPCVRKYVRSNYLDMVELSTSPTPDGNTAIEAFHQFAGVKWLQRKPLNRFGDAQWLLIQKAEEEKLLQVTIKLPEDRLNKLMSDFNEYYLSDGVSKSAQLWNEQRKLILQDALFNFLLPSMEKEARSLLTSRAKNWLLMEYGKVLWNKVSVGPYQRKENDISSDDEAAPRVMACCWGPGKPATTFVMLDSSGEVLDVLYTGSLTLRSQNVNDQQRKKNDQERVLKFMTDHQPHVAVLGAVNLSCVRLKEDIYEIIFKMVEENPRDVGHDMDGLSIVYGDESLARLYENSRISSDQLPAQSGIVKRAVALGRYLQNPLAMVATLCGPGREILSWKLNPLENFLTPDEKYGMIEQVMVDVTNQVGLDINLAISHEWLFAPLQFISGLGPRKAAFLQRSLVRSGAIFTRKDFLTAHGLSKKVFVNAVGFLRVRRSGLAASSSQFIDLLDDTRIHPESYILAQELAKDVFEVDGGNDDEDAMEMAIEHVRDRPAYLKNLDVEAYAKSKERENKIQTFCDIRRELIQGFQDWRKKYEELSQDDEFYMISGETEDTLAEGRIVLATVRRVQGQRAICALESGLTGMLMKEDYSDDSRDISDLSERLNEGDILTCKIKSIQKNRYQVFLVCRESEMRNNRNQNIQPLDSYYHEDRRSLQTEQEKARKEKELAKKHFKPRMIVHPRFQNITADEAMKFLSDKDPGESIIRPSSRGPSYLTLTLKVYDGVYAHKDVVEGGKEHKDITSLLRIGKTLKIGEDTFEDLDEVMDRYVDPLVSHLKAMLNYRKFRRGTKAEVDELLKIEKLEFPMRIVYCFGISHEHPGTFILTYIRSTNPHHEYVGLYPKGFKFRKRMFESIDRLVAHFQKYIDEPQHESGPSIRSVAAMVPMRSPATGGSSGASAGWGGSNNEGGWRGQSFDRDRSSTPSSRTGRNDYRNGGGRDGHPSGLPRPYGGRGRGRGTYNDSRGNNERHDSGFDGPTWGSDTKDGNDGLGNFPGAKVQNSPGREAFPGGWGTGGSGSGGGSSWAGGGGSGWGQESGGGSGGWGGAAANDAAADNEPSGWGSDSKKKGSGDGTSGWGSQSGGGGGGW; from the exons ATGGGCAAAGCTGTCATCTCCGACGACGAGG ATGAGGTCGAGCTCGACGAGGACGATAGGGAACCCCTCGACGGGGACACAGTCGACCAGGGCGGCGGCGGCGACGaagatgaggacgaagaagacG AAGGGCCAGATGAATATGAGAAGGATGATTTTATCGTAGATGatgttgatgaagaagatgaggaagagCGGGCCGACAGTGATGAGGAgaggcagaagaagaagaaaagaaagaaaaa AGAGGAGTATGTTCTTGATGAAGATGACTACGAGCTCCTGGAGGACAATAATGTGATTGCCCCGCGCAGAAAG GGAAAATTTAAGCGGCTGAAAAAAGCTCAGAGGCATGCTCAGGGGGACCTTGGTGGATTATCTGATGAGGAGGAGTTTCTTGGTACTGGTAAAGGGGGAAGAACTGCAGAGGAGAAGCTTAAGTTCTCATTatttggtggtgatgatgaaG GCCCTCCACTTGAGGACATTGCTGAAGAGGAGGAACCAGCAGAAGCGGAAGATGACGGAGAAGATGAAATGGCAGACTTTATAGTCGACGAAGAATTTGATGAGGCTGGTGTTCCTGTCAG ACAGAAGAAgcttaagaaaaagaaatccaGGCAGGCACCAGGAGTATCTTCATCTGCTCTGCAGGAAGCCCATGACATATTCGGTGATGTTGATGAATTACTGCAGCTGCGTAAGCAAGGTTTGGATTCTAGTGAATGGAAGGAAAGGaggcttgaagatgaatttGAACCAATTGTTCTTTCGGAAAAGTATATGACAGAGAAGGATGACCAGATTCGGGAGATTGATGTCCCAGAAAGAATTCAG gtatatGAGGAAAGCACTGGTTTTCCTCCACTTGATGAAAAGAGCATAGATGATGAGAGTACCTGGATATTCAATCAACTTGCAAGTGGTACAGTTCCTTTTTTTGGCAAGACAGGCCTGGGGAATTCCATAAGCAGGGACGACATCATTGGATTCTTGAACTTGCACCATGTGCAGAAATTGGAT GTTCCTTTTATTGCGATGTATCGGAAAGAGGAGTGCCTTAGTGTATTGAAAGATCCTGAACACATGGACATGGATGATCAAAATGAGAAAGCATCCACACTAAAGTGGCACAAG GTACTTTGGTCCATTCAGGACTTGCATAGAAAATGGTTGCTGCTTCAGAAGAGGAAAAGTGCTCTGCAATCTTATTACGAAAAGCGGTTTGATGAAGAATCTCGACGCATATATGATGAGACCAGACTAACTTTAAATCAGCAACTTTTTGAATCAATTATGAAGTCACTAAAGGCTGCAGAATCAGAGAGAGAAGTTGATGATGTGGACACCAAGTTTAACTTGCATTTCCCTGCTGGTGAGATAGGTGTGGATGAGGGCCAATATAAGAGGCCTAAGAGGAAGTCCCTTTATAGTATCTGCAGTAAGGCTGGCTTGTGGGAGGTTGCCAGCAAGTTTGGTTACACCTCTGAACAGTTTGGTTTGCAATTGTCACTAGAGAAAATG AGAATGGATGAGCTGGAGGATGCGAAAGAGACGCCAGAGGAATTGGCTTCAAACTTCACATGTGCAATGTTTGAGACACCTCAGGAAGTGCTCAAAGGAGCCAGGCATATG GCTGCTGTTGAGATAAGCTGTGAGCCATGTGTCAGGAAGTATGTTAGGAGCAACTACTTGGATATGGTTGAGTTGTCCACCAGCCCAACACCAGACGGAAATACTGCAATTGAAGCTTTTCATCAGTTTGCAGGGGTGAAGTGGTTGCAAAGAAAGCCATTAAATAGATTTGGGGATGCACAATGGCTGCTTATCCAGAAGGCTGAAGAGGAGAAGCTTCTTCAAGTTACTATTAAGCTACCGGAAGACAGACTAAACAAGTTGATGAGCGACTTTAATGAGTACTATCTTAGTGATGGTGTTAGTAAATCTGCACAACTGTGGAATGAGCAGCGGAAGTTGATATTGCAGGATgctcttttcaattttcttctacCTTCAATGGAGAAAGAAGCAAGATCCTTGTTGACTAGTAGGGCAAAAAACTGGTTATTGATGGAATACGGAAAGGTTTTGTGGAATAAAGTCTCTGTGGGACCATATCAACGGAAAGAGAATGACATTAGTTCAGACGATGAAGCTGCACCCAGGGTCATGGCTTGCTGTTGGGGCCCTGGGAAGCCAGCAACCACTTTTGTTATGTTAGATTCATCGGGGGAGGTGCTAGATGTGCTTTACACGGGATCTCTCACCTTACGCTCCCAGAACGTTAACGATCAGCAACGGAAGAAAAATGACCAAGAACGTGTTTTGAAGTTCATGACTGATCACCAACCACATGTGGCTGTTCTAGGAGCTGTTAATTTGTCTTGTGTTCGCCTGAAAGAAGATATTTACGAG ATAATCTTTAAGATGGTGGAGGAGAATCCTAGAGATGTTGGACATGATATGGATGGGTTAAGCATTGTCTATGGAGATGAATCTTTGGCTCGCCTGTATGAAAACTCTCGCATTTCATCTGATCAGCTACCTGCACAATCAG GCATTGTGAAGCGTGCTGTTGCTCTGGGGCGTTACCTTCAAAATCCATTGGCAATGGTCGCCACTCTTTGTGGGCCAGGAAGAGAAATCTTATCTTGGAAACTCAATCCTTTGGAGAACTTTCTCACCCCAGATGAGAAGTATGGAATGATTGAACAAGTCATGGTAGATGTTACAAACCAAGTAGGCCTTGACATAAATTTGGCTATAAGCCACGAATGGTTATTTGCACCTTTGCAATTCATTTCTGGGCTCGGACCTAGAAAAGCAGCATTTTTGCAGCGATCGTTGGTAAGATCTGGTGCAATATTTACTCGGAAGGACTTTTTGACAGCACATGGGTTAAGTAAAAAGGTGTTTGTTAATGCAGTTGGTTTCTTGCGTGTTCGGCGCAGTGGGCTGGCTGCTAGCAGCAGCCAATTTATTGATCTGTTGGATGATACAAGAATTCATCCAGAATCCTATATTCTTGCACAAGAATTGGCCAAAGATGTTTTTGAAGTTGATGGTGGCAATGATGATGAGGATGCTATGGAGATGGCTATAGAACATGTTAGGGATCGGCCTGCTTATCTAAAAAATCTTGATGTTGAAGCGTATGCTAAAAGCAAAGAGCGTGAGAATAAGATACAAACATTTTGTGACATCAGGAGAGAATTAATACAGGGTTTTCAGGATTGGCGTAAGAAATATGAAGAACTAAGTCAAGATGATGAATTCTATATGATTTCAGGTGAAACTGAAGATACCCTTGCTGAAGGAAGAATTGTGCTGGCCACAGTTCGCAGGGTACAAGGTCAAAGGGCAATATGTGCACTTGAATCTGGACTGACTGGTATGCTTATGAAAGAAGACTATTCAGATGATTCAAGGGATATTTCTGACTTATCTGAGAGACTGAATGAGGGTGACATTCTCACGTGCAAGATCAAATCTATTCAAAAGAATAGGTATCAGGTGTTCCTAGTTTGTAGAGAGAGTGAAATGAGAAATAATCGAAATCAAAATATTCAGCCTCTCGATTCCTATTACCATGAAGACAGGAGAAGTTTACAGACAGAGCAAGAAAAAGCTCGTAAGGAGAAAGAGCTTGCGAAAAAACATTTCAAGCCAAGGATGATTGTTCATCCTCGCTTCCAGAATATTACGGCTGATGAAGCAATGAAG TTCTTATCTGATAAAGATCCTGGGGAAAGTATTATTCGTCCTAGTTCCCGTGGGCCTTCGTATTTGACCTTAACTCTGAAAGTTTACGATGGAGTTTATGCTCACAAAGACGTAGTTGAAGGTGGAAAGGAACACAAGGATATCACTAGCTTACTCCGTATTGGAAAGACTCTGAAAATTGGAGAGGACACTTTTGAAGATTTAGATGAG GTAATGGATCGTTATGTTGATCCCCTGGTGTCTCACTTGAAGGCAATGCTAAATTATCGCAAATTCCGACGGGGCACAAAAGCAGAGGTTGATGAACTGTTGAAGATTGAAAAATTGGAGTTTCCTATGAGGATTGTTTATTGTTTCGGGATATCACATGAACATCCAGGGACTTTCATACTGACCTATATACGGAGTACAAATCCACACCATGAGTATGTTGGGCTGTATCCTAAGGGGTTCAAGTTCAGAAAAAGGATGTTTGAGAGCATTGATCGGCTTGTAGCACATTTTCAGAAGTATATTGATGAGCCTCAACATGAGTCCGGACCATCAATTAGATCAGTTGCTGCTATGGTGCCCATGCGAAGCCCTGCCACTGGGGGTTCTTCGGGTGCATCCGCAGGATGGGGTGGTTCAAACAATGAGGGTGGTTGGAGAGGCCAGTCGTTTGACAGGGATAGGTCTTCTACACCGAGTTCGCGAACAG GCAGAAATGATTACAGAAATGGTGGCGGTCGAGATGGACATCCAAGTGGCCTACCTAGACCATATGGGGGGCGCGGTCGAGGTCGAGGAACATATAACGATAGCCGAGGCAATAATGAGAGACATGATTCAGGTTTTGATGGTCCTACATGGGGTTCAGATACCAAGGATGGCAATGATGGCTTGGGCAACTTTCCAGGTGCCAAGGTTCAAAACTCACCTGGCAGGGAAGCTTTCCCAGGTGGCTGGGGTACAGGTGGAAGTGGTAGTGGAGGAGGCAGCAGCTGGGCTGGTGGTGGCGGAAGTGGCTGGGGTCAAGAAAGTGGTGGTGGCTCAGGAGGATGGGGTGGGGCCGCTGCAAATGATGCTGCTGCTGATAATGAGCCTTCAGGATGGGGTTCTGACTCGAAAAAGAAGGGTTCGGGTGATGGTACTTCAGGATGGGGTTCTCAGAGTGGAGGTGGCGGTGGTGGTTGGTAA